The Brassica oleracea var. oleracea cultivar TO1000 chromosome C7, BOL, whole genome shotgun sequence sequence GATAAATTTCAGTTTACAGATTCCATATCATAAATAAAACTTGTGGTCTCATTTGTACATGTACTGTTAAGTTTGAGATAGTAATTATTCAACCCAAACAAAACAATCTCCGATTACAATCCTAAACAGCGATTCAAGAATCGGTTCTTCTATTACGAATTCTCCATAAGAAAATCTGTCTTAAGACTTAAGTCTCCTTTGCTAATTTTCGGATTGGATAAAAGAAGAATGCACAAAAGAATACATAATATATAATCACTTATAAATGCCTAGTTGTTTGTAAATCCCAAAAACAATGAGCCAGAGTCTTTTCATTCTTTTGTTGACTCGTCTCCTTTAGACGTTCTAGCCTTGGTTCACCACTTCCTCCGACTCCATCACTCTCTTCCCTTGTTTTTTTCTTTGAGTAATACACTTGCAAATGTGTTTCATGTACAATGTGAATCCGGGTTTGACCGGTTTGGGTTGAGTAGATTGAACCGGTATGAATATTAATGATATATAGTATGTGGTTTATATTCAATTCAGGAGCTAAAACAGAGTAGCATGTGAGGAACAAGGAACTGCCATGTTTGCAGAAAACCAATCTCAGTCTATATATTTTTTTTTCCATCTATTATTATTATTGATGGGTCAAACCTAGAAACCAAACATCACAAAGGCCCAAAGAGCAAACTTAAAAAACGTTATGGGTCAAAGCCCAAACAAACATTAAACCGAACCCGGCGCCCCAAAAACCCGAGGCCACAAACCCAACATCCGAAGCCCACTAGGCTTTCCCCATGCACGTGTCGTCCTGTTAAAAGAACCAAAACACGTGTTGGACTCCTCACCGATGAGGAACACGTGTTGACGACACCTCCATCTCCCATGTATCGAGATTCATCACCGGAGCCACCGGTGTTCACCGAAGATACACCGGAAAGAACCCCTCACCATGAATCTAACGACCCAAACGAAACCTCCTCCAACGGCGATCAAACTCCGCCCTCAAATCCACCAAATCCTTATATTCTTCTTCTTTTGATGAATTTCGGTGGAGTTATTATCCTATATTCTTCTTCTTTTGATGAATTTATTATTAAGTTTTAGAAGAGTCATATCACCTTCTTGGGAGAAAAGCTATACAGAGAAAAGGGCAATAAATGGCGATGGCGATGTTTGACGTTACGGGAGACATGTTTCTTTTCAATATGTTTTGTCTGTCTCTTACGTAAAATAAATAAACCTTATCATTTCCAATTTTTCAGCTGTTTTTACTTTTCACCAAGCAAATTTTCAATATGTTTTCACTTAAGTGTTCGAATGGAACGGTGGGACAAAAGCAGATCTTCCGCACAAATAACTCTCCTACACTTAAATCATCATTCACATTTTTCTGTTTTTAAAAGCAGTTCAAACGGAAGATCTGCATGCAATTCAATATTTTTGTCCTTTTGTGGAAAAAACGGGAGATCTGCATGCAGATCTCATCCGCTAACATTTGGTGGCGTTGATCTGTTTTTTTTTTCTTTTTTTTTACCAATAAATTATTTTGTTACAAACACTTAACTTAAAATATATTTATCTGATTTTATAAATAATGAACGATTCTTAGCTCAAACTATATAGTTCACATTAATACTATTATTGTCATTTTAAAATTATAAACATGATGTCCAATCACCGACAAAACACAACATTTTTTGAAGAAGAAAATATATAAATCTTCCTACATAAATGTCGGCACGGATAAGTAATTAATATTTTTTTTGTTTTAAACTAATTAATATATAGGTAAATAATTGAAATTTTGTAAATCTATCGAGAGAAGACAAGTCTAGTATTTTCGGTGATCTAAGTGTAACGTTTAACTTTTCACTAAATTTTTTTTTTTTTAATATTTAACTTAACTAATATTGTTTCTAACTCTTATTTGTGACCTACACTTGAACCGTATTGAAACTATCATATTTCAAATGGCTAACATGCGGTTCAAATAGCTTATAATGTATTACAAAAAAATGAAAAAAAAATAAATCAACTGTAATAAAGCTGCTTTTTTGTATGAATAACATAAAGTACTGACTGTAGAACGACTTTTACTACAGTGCCACTGCTGTACTGCAGCGCATTTTGTCTGCTCACCATTCACAACCGGAGTCCTAACCTTAAAATTAGGAAGAATTATAAATTAAATGAATATAATAGGCTGCTCATGTTGTCTTTCATATTTCATTTTCATAGGTTTTTAATTTATTTACCGAACTGCATTATTTTGACGTACCATAGGAAACTCTTGTTTAAAAATCGACTCATCAAGTAACCGTTTTTGGTCCCAGAATTGAAGAAGATGACGACAGCAGTCTGGTTTAATTATTACAGGTAAAATATCCATACCGATAGACGTGTCTACTCTTTTAACACAAAAAGATAGACGAGTAGTCGTCGACATAGTTGATAGTTCGGCTACACAAAACAATTGTACTGCTTAATGTATCAAACATATGGCAGTATTTGCAACCAACCAAGATGTTGGTGGCCTAGTAATAACACAAATGGGTTGGTTCTATTGTGTCATGGGTTTAAACTATTTTTGGTATAGAAAGTTATTTTTCAAATTAAAATATCTAAATACTTACTTGAATCTACGAGAGATTATGGACCTAAAGTTTGAATCTTACACTATTAAAAAAAAAGTATTTGCAACCAGTGGCAAGATAACTATGATTCGGTGTATTCTTAAGGAAAATACCTTTTTTTACCTGAAATGTCGTATATAAATTTTAATGGTTCACCCCAACATTGTGTGCTATCGTAAGTAAGTTGAATTTGAAAAGATAATAATTATGAAAATATTACCCATTGGAAAATCATTTTCCCTTTTTCATACCATCATTACAGTCTGAATTTAAAACATTACTTTAGACGTCTTTCTCAAAAAAAAAAACATTACTTTAGACGCTACAATCTGTATGGTGTCTTTACTGATAATTACCTAATTTGTGATATATTGATGTTCAGTCGTTATCACTTATTTCCATAATCAACCATAGAGAGACATATGAATCAAGAAGATATACCACATAAAATTAGAGAAAGAAATGCAGTACAACAAGATATAGAAAATGGTGGTCCAAATTTGAATAATTTCGTAGAAACATAAACGAAACTGACGGGATGAGTCAGCTCTACTGGTTAAAGTCTTGGGGGCCAATTGTCATGCTTCCGGGTTCGACGCCAGCCGGAGGCGAACTGCTCATCCATGTCACGAAGCGGGTACTGGGCCTTCGGGCTCAGGACATACCCTCCCGGGTGAAGCCGGCCCGCTGCCTGACCGAGCCCAGGGAATGACCCGCGAAGCGGGGAACCCTGGATTACTGTAATGGTTTGTAAAGTATGAATAGAAGTCTCATTGATCTCTGAGCAAGAGGCTCGGTATTTATACATGTAAGTCTTAACATGATAAGGACAAATAAAGATAACTTAGAAACATCATTATCAGGAAATATAGAATTATCCTAATATAAGTAGGAGTTATCTCATTACTCCCCCTCAAGTTGGAAGTGTGAGATTGCGAACAGCCAACTTGGACAGCAATTCTTCAAAGAGAGGGCGAGGAAGTGACTTAGTAAGAATATCAGCTAGCTGATTGCGTGACGAGACATGCTCTGTGGCGATAAGCTTTGCCTTGAGTGCATCCCGAACATGATGACAATTCCTCTCAATGTGTTTAGTACGTTCATGAAAAACTGGATTGGAAGCAATGTAGAGAGCAGATTTACTGTCACAAAAGAGACACATAGGATCAGGATGAGAGAGACCAAACGATAAGAAAAGACCTTTCATCCATTTCAGTTCCTTAACCGTATCAGACATGGCCCTGTATTCAGCCTCGGCAGAAGAAAGCGCCACTGCATCTTGTTTCTTAGTCCTCCAGGAAACAGGCGAATCACCTAGAAAGACAATGTAGGCAGAAAAGAACGACGACTAAGAGGACAACCCGACCAGTCAGCGTCACAAAATGCACTAATACGAAGTTGATCATCAGCTTTGAAGAAGATGCCTTGGCCTGGACTTCCTTTCAGGTAGCGTACAACTCGGATTGCAGCATCCCAGTGTGGGAGAAGTGGCTTCTGCATGAATTGGGCTAGTATATGAACCGAGTACGCAAGATCAGGCCGAGTGTTAGTGAGATAAATTAAGCGACCTACAAGGCGTCGGTATTGTTGCGCGTTTGCCAAAGGACCCTCAGCCTTGGCGAGCTTATGATTAAGCTCCATTGGTACCGGAGATGGCTTAGATGCAAGGAGACCAGTCTCGGCGATAATATCAAGAGCATACTTGCGCTGTGACAAGTAAAAACCAGAGTTGCTGCGAGCAACTTCCAGACCAAGAAAGTATTTTAACTTGCCAAGATCCTTCATTCGAAAGCATTTGTGGAGGTAGTCTTTGAAGTCTTGAAGAGCCTGTGTATCATTGCAAGCGATGATGAAGTCATCAACATAAACCAATATGTGAATACAGATAGACCCACGGACTTTAGAGAATAAGGACTGATCCGCGTAGTCATGTGAGAACCCAAACCGTAGAAGGGCGTTTGTGAGCTTGGCATACCAGCAGCGAGGGGCTTGACGAAGCCCATACAGAGACTTCTTAAGACGACAGACTTTGTTCGGATCCGCGCTTTTATATCCTTGAGGAAGCTTCATATATATTTCTTCATCAAGATCCCCATGCAAGAAAGCATTGCTAACATCCATCTGATGCACAAGCCAATTTTTTACTGCTGCCACTTTTAGAATAAATCGAACTGTAGTTAATTTCGCTACCGGAGCAAAAGTTTCATTGAAGTCATCACCCTCTATCTGATTATTTCCAAGGACGACCAGTCGAGCTTTGTGGAGAAGATGATTCCCATCAGCATCATATTTGTCGGAGAAAAGCCACATATTACCAAGAGCTTTGCGGCCAGGAGGGAGGTCTGTGGCGTCCCATGTATCAGTGTCCTCAAACGCATTGACTTCTTTGGAAATAGCATCACACCAGACTTTTTGTTGTGCTGCTTCTTTATACGACCGAGGAACCGCACTCGTAACAATGGCGGCCATAAAGGCACGATGACCATCTGAAAAGACATGGTCAGATAAATAGCTAGAAATAGGATACGGAGTGATACCTAAGGATGTTCGCAGAAGACACTGATCAGTCGTGGGAAGAGAAAGAGAGGGTTTATTATCAACGTGTGCTGAGTGTGTGACATAATTCTTTAGAAGAACAAAAGGTGTCTTCACTCGCTGACCACGACCAAGAATCTCAGGTATCCCTGGAGAAGAAGGTTCCGGAGGAGAACTGATGCGAGGTTCCTGAGGTGTCGGAGAAGGAGGTGCTGTGTTATCGGGTATAGTTATCGCAGTAGGTGCTGATGGCAGTTCCGGTGGAGAGCTCATAACGGGCTCAGACTGAGTACTAGGAATATAAATTGCAGAAGTAGGTTCTGTGAGAGGAGGAGTTGTTGCAGTCGTGGGAAAAGAAGTGCTCCCCCTTGATGCAGTAGCAGGAAGTAACCAATCATCAATAGCCGGATCATGAGAGTTTGTTGGTGGCGTCACATACTCCTCTGTTCCAACACCAGGAAATTTAGATTCTGAGAATGCTACATCGCGACTAGAGAAGAATTCCCGAGAGTCAAGATCATACAGACACCAGGCTTTCTTGCCAAAAGGGTAACCTACGAAAATGCATCGTCTGCTGCGATCAGCAAACTTATCTCTGTCTCTAGACTTGCGGTGAGCGTAACATAGACAGCCAAAGACGCAAAGTTGATCAAGATCAGGTTTCTTGCCAAACAGGAGCTCATAAGGAGTGCGACCGTCAAGGACTTGAGATGGTGTGTAATTAATCAGATGTGAGGCAGTGAGGATGCTTTCTCCCCAGAAAGTAGATGGAAGTCGGGCTTGAAATAGACATGCTCTTGCAACGTTTAACAAGTGACGATGCTTGCGCTCGACCCTACCATTTTGTTGAGGTGTATCAACGCAGGAGGTCTGATGCTCAACACCAATTTTACGGAAGAAGGATGACAGCACCATGAATTCAGATCCATTGTCGGTTCTGATCTTTTTAAAAGATTTCCCAAAATGTTTCTCACAAATAGCAAAGAATTCTTGTAGTAAGGTTGCGACTTCTGATTTTTCAAGCATAAGATATGTCCAGACAGCTCTAGAGTACTCATCAACTATGGTAAGAAAATATTTTACGCCAGATGAGGAAGGTGTACGATAAGGACCCCAGACATCACAATGAATCAAAGAAAAAATATCGGAAGCTTTATTAGAACTGTCATGAAAAACACTGTGGGTTTGCTTAGCCCGAAAACAAATCTCACAAGATGCTGTTTGGTGTGAATCAAAAGACAACTTGTCTAAAATAGGTAAAAACGATAACACTTTATAGGAAGGGTGTCCCAGCCGTCGGTGCCACAATTCTGATGTAGAGGAGTTCTTGTATGCAGACTTATGAACACTAGCAGCCACAACACCCGTGAAATAAAAACCCCCTCTCGTTCTTCACCCGTTCCAATCAGGGTCTTCGTAAAACGGTCCTGCAAGACACACAAAGTATCAGTAAAAATAGCTATGCAACCGGTTTGTTTTAGTAAGCAAGACACTGAGATTAAGGTGCAGGTGAAATCCGGGACATATAGAACATCTTTCAAACTGTAATCACGGCTGAGCACAAGTGTGCCCTTCTTGAGAGCTTGTGAAAAACGACCATCTGGGAACTTGACCGAAGAGGGTAGGACGTCTGAGACATCACTTAAAAGTGATAGATTCCCTGTCATATGATGAGAAGCACCAGTGTCGATTATGATATCAGAAAATTTTGTTTTACCAGCCAATCTTTCAGATGATATGTTCGAACGAGAGGACTGCAACAGCTGAATGATCTGAGCGATCTGATCGTTGTTGATGGTTGATGATGTTGCATTATTGGTTGTTGCTCGAGTTGTATTGGAACGACCCCCACGACCTCGATTGTTAGAAAAGCGTCCTCCACGACCTCGCTGAGTATATGATCCTCCACCTGAGTTGTTCCTTGGTTGCTCATTCCACCACTCCGGGAAACCATGTAACAGAAACCATTCTGATTTCTCATGACCGGTACGAGAGCAATGAGTACATACTCTGTTAGGATCACGACTGCGAACCACTGCAGCCTGGAGAGGATCTGGTTTTGATGAAGATGATGAAGTTAAATCCGTTTGAGCAGAGAATCCAATGGCCTCTGTTTTTGTCTCTGCAGGTCGGGAGTTGTTGTGCTGTTCTTCTCTGATCACGCGAGAATAAACTTTGTTGATATCTGGTAACGGATCCTCGTCTATTATTTGTGAGCGTATGTTGCGGAAACGTGATTCATCAAGGCCAAACAGAAATTTGTGTACTCGGATTTCGTCTCTTTCTTTTTCTATATCTGTCGCTGCTTCACAAGTACACGCTCGCGTTGTCGTTAAATTATCAAGTTCCTCCCAGAGTTTAGTCAAGCGACCATAGTATTCGATAACACTCTGTCCAGTCTGTTGACATGTGTTGATAGAATCTCGGACTTGATGTATACGTACGCCGTTTTTGACAGAGAAGCGGCGTTGTAGGTTTTCCCATAATTTGTGAGCCTCAGGGACAAACATCACGGTTGATCTTATCTTTGGAT is a genomic window containing:
- the LOC106303216 gene encoding uncharacterized protein LOC106303216, producing MVDNPALASQGAIIEAARTSPYYLHPSDNPGALITSVLLKGDNYTEWATELSNSIQAKQKLGFINGTIAKPTTEPDLTRWLATNSMLVGWIRTSIDPKIRSTVMFVPEAHKLWENLQRRFSVKNGVRIHQVRDSINTCQQTGQSVIEYYGRLTKLWEELDNLTTTRACTCEAATDIEKERDEIRVHKFLFGLDESRFRNIRSQIIDEDPLPDINKVYSRVIREEQHNNSRPAETKTEAIGFSAQTDLTSSSSSKPDPLQAAVVRSRDPNRVCTHCSRTGHEKSEWFLLHGFPEWWNEQPRNNSGGGSYTQRGRGGRFSNNRGRGGRSNTTRATTNNATSSTINNDQIAQIIQLLQSSRSNISSERLAGKTKFSDIIIDTGASHHMTGNLSLLSDVSDVLPSSVKFPDGRFSQALKKGTLVLSRDYRPFYEDPDWNG